One stretch of Nocardioides perillae DNA includes these proteins:
- a CDS encoding potassium channel family protein, which yields MAQVETGEGAGTGRINLPAEVRSPWWELTRRLLMALGVLAASVAIVWFDREGYRDGTDPTNTLSFVDCLYYVTVTLSTTGYGDITPFTQQARVVNAFVITPLRIAFLVLLIGTTLEVLASQGRDMLRVARWRKKHMGDHIVVVGYGTKGRRAVDTLVNNGLDKGSIVVVDPSTAALEDAHADGLAVVTGDATRREVLRRAGVGGASQVIITTDRDDSNVLATLTVRQLNPDAYIVSAVREQENVPLVKQSGADSVITSSDAVGRLLGLSTLSPTLGSVMEDLLTYGEGLEVAERDLLVSEVGKPPQSLPDQVIAVVRDEKVYRYFDPVVTLLARGDRLVVVRPARELPWAPRPGTHGEDAADDD from the coding sequence GTGGCGCAGGTCGAGACCGGCGAGGGTGCCGGCACCGGGCGGATCAACCTGCCCGCAGAGGTCCGCTCCCCGTGGTGGGAGCTGACCCGCCGCCTGCTGATGGCGCTCGGCGTGCTGGCGGCGTCGGTGGCGATCGTGTGGTTCGACCGCGAGGGCTACCGCGACGGCACCGACCCGACCAACACGTTGTCCTTCGTCGACTGCCTCTACTACGTGACGGTCACCTTGAGCACCACGGGCTACGGCGACATCACGCCGTTCACCCAGCAGGCGCGCGTGGTGAACGCGTTCGTCATCACGCCGCTGCGCATCGCCTTCCTGGTGCTGCTCATCGGCACCACCCTGGAGGTGCTCGCCTCCCAGGGCCGCGACATGCTGCGGGTCGCCCGCTGGAGGAAGAAGCACATGGGAGACCACATCGTCGTCGTCGGCTACGGCACCAAGGGGCGCCGCGCGGTCGACACGCTGGTCAACAACGGCCTCGACAAGGGCTCGATCGTCGTGGTCGACCCCTCGACCGCAGCGCTGGAGGACGCCCACGCCGACGGCCTGGCCGTGGTGACCGGTGACGCCACCCGCCGGGAGGTGCTGCGGCGCGCCGGCGTCGGCGGGGCGAGCCAGGTCATCATCACCACCGACCGCGACGACTCCAACGTCCTCGCCACGCTCACCGTGCGCCAGCTGAACCCCGACGCCTACATCGTCTCGGCGGTCCGCGAGCAGGAGAACGTCCCGCTGGTCAAGCAGTCCGGCGCCGACTCGGTCATCACCTCCTCCGACGCGGTGGGCCGGCTGCTGGGCCTCTCCACCCTCTCGCCGACGCTGGGCTCGGTGATGGAGGACCTCCTGACCTACGGCGAGGGGCTCGAGGTCGCCGAGCGCGACCTGCTGGTGAGCGAGGTCGGCAAGCCGCCGCAGTCGCTGCCCGACCAGGTCATCGCGGTGGTGCGCGACGAGAAGGTCTACCGCTACTTCGACCCGGTCGTCACGCTGCTGGCCCGGGGCGACCGGCTCGTGGTGGTGCGTCCCGCCCGCGAGCTGCCCTGGGCGCCGCGCCCCGGCACGCACGGCGAGGACGCGGCGGACGACGACTGA
- a CDS encoding glycine hydroxymethyltransferase: MSDHLVSSAYSQALEVIASVEPRIAEATRQELADQRGSLKLIASENYASPAVLMTMGTWFSDKYAEGTVGHRFYAACQNVDTVESLAAEHARELFGAEHAYVQPHSGIDANLVAFWSILAHRVEGPWLEKFGAKGVNDLSEADWESLREEMGRQRLLGMSLDAGGHLTHGFRPNISGKMFHQQQYGTDPETGLLDYDAVAAKAREFRPLVLVAGYSAYPRRVDFAKMREIADEVGATLMVDMAHFAGLVAGKVFTGDEDPVPHAHVVTSTTHKSLRGPRGGIVLATQEYAPSVDRGCPMVLGGPLSHVMAAKAVAFAEARQDSFRTYAQQVADNAQTLAEGFNRRGARLVTGGTDNHLVLLDVSGYGLTGRQAESALLEAGVVTNRNSVPADPNGAWYTSGIRFGTPALTTRGFGHDEFDTVAELVVDVLTHTQAGTTKAGGPSKASYVLEDGVAERVRARSAEMLDRHPLYPGLELS, from the coding sequence ATGAGCGACCACCTCGTCAGCAGCGCGTACAGCCAGGCCCTCGAGGTCATCGCCTCGGTCGAGCCGCGGATCGCGGAGGCCACCCGCCAGGAGCTGGCCGACCAGCGCGGGTCGCTCAAGCTGATCGCCTCGGAGAACTACGCGTCCCCGGCCGTGCTGATGACGATGGGCACCTGGTTCTCCGACAAGTACGCCGAGGGCACGGTCGGGCACCGCTTCTACGCCGCCTGCCAGAACGTCGACACCGTCGAGTCGCTCGCCGCCGAGCACGCCCGCGAGCTCTTCGGCGCCGAGCACGCCTACGTGCAGCCGCACTCGGGCATCGACGCCAACCTCGTCGCCTTCTGGTCGATCCTGGCCCACCGGGTCGAGGGCCCGTGGCTGGAGAAGTTCGGCGCCAAGGGCGTCAACGACCTCTCCGAGGCCGATTGGGAGTCGCTGCGCGAGGAGATGGGCCGTCAGCGGCTGCTCGGCATGAGCCTCGACGCCGGTGGCCACCTCACGCACGGCTTCCGTCCCAACATCAGCGGCAAGATGTTCCACCAGCAGCAGTACGGCACCGACCCCGAGACCGGCCTGCTCGACTACGACGCGGTCGCCGCCAAGGCGCGCGAGTTCCGCCCGCTCGTGCTCGTGGCCGGCTACTCCGCCTACCCCCGCCGCGTCGACTTCGCCAAGATGCGCGAGATCGCCGACGAGGTCGGTGCCACGCTGATGGTGGACATGGCGCACTTCGCCGGCCTGGTCGCCGGCAAGGTGTTCACCGGCGACGAGGACCCGGTGCCCCACGCCCACGTCGTCACCTCGACCACGCACAAGTCGCTCCGCGGCCCGCGCGGCGGCATCGTGCTCGCCACCCAGGAGTACGCCCCCTCGGTCGACCGCGGCTGCCCCATGGTGCTCGGTGGCCCGCTGTCGCACGTGATGGCCGCGAAGGCCGTCGCGTTCGCCGAGGCCCGCCAGGACTCCTTCCGCACCTACGCCCAGCAGGTCGCCGACAACGCCCAGACGCTCGCCGAGGGGTTCAACCGGCGCGGTGCGCGCCTGGTCACCGGCGGCACCGACAACCACCTCGTGCTCCTGGACGTCTCCGGCTACGGCCTCACCGGTCGTCAGGCGGAGTCCGCGCTGCTCGAGGCCGGCGTCGTGACCAACCGCAACTCCGTGCCGGCCGACCCCAACGGCGCCTGGTACACCTCCGGCATCCGCTTCGGCACGCCCGCGCTCACCACCCGCGGTTTCGGCCACGACGAGTTCGACACGGTCGCCGAGCTGGTCGTCGACGTCCTCACGCACACGCAGGCCGGCACCACCAAGGCGGGCGGGCCGTCGAAGGCGTCCTACGTGCTCGAGGACGGCGTCGCCGAGCGCGTGCGCGCCCGGTCCGCCGAGATGCTGGACCGCCACCCGCTCTACCCCGGCCTCGAGCTCAGCTGA
- a CDS encoding aminotransferase class IV: MRAWIDGALLEDPTAAAVRVDDHGLTVGDGVFEAVKVVQGQPFALTRHLDRLARSAAGLGLAGPDPDLVRAGVAAVLEGQDLPLGRLRITLTGGPAPMGSGRGDGAPTLVVAAGPMAPWEPTTAVVTVPWPRNERGATAGLKTTSYAENVVALARAQAHGATEAVFTNTRGHLCEGTGSNVFYVVDGELRTPTLASGCLAGVTRGLVLEWYGAREVDEPVAVAAEDASEVFLVSTTRDVQGVHRWGGRELPAPGPVTAEVARVWAEREAADLDP; this comes from the coding sequence ATGCGCGCGTGGATCGACGGAGCCCTGCTGGAGGACCCCACGGCCGCGGCCGTCCGGGTCGACGACCACGGCCTGACGGTCGGTGACGGCGTCTTCGAGGCCGTCAAGGTCGTGCAGGGGCAGCCCTTCGCGCTGACCCGGCACCTCGACCGGCTGGCACGCTCGGCCGCCGGCCTCGGGCTGGCCGGGCCGGACCCCGACCTCGTGCGCGCCGGCGTCGCGGCGGTGCTCGAGGGCCAGGACCTGCCGCTCGGCCGGCTGCGCATCACGCTGACCGGCGGCCCCGCGCCGATGGGCTCAGGACGCGGCGACGGTGCCCCGACGCTCGTCGTGGCCGCCGGCCCGATGGCCCCGTGGGAGCCCACGACCGCGGTGGTGACCGTGCCCTGGCCCCGCAACGAGCGGGGGGCCACCGCCGGCCTCAAGACCACGTCGTACGCCGAGAACGTCGTCGCGCTGGCCCGCGCGCAGGCGCACGGGGCCACCGAGGCGGTGTTCACGAACACCCGCGGGCACCTGTGCGAGGGCACGGGCAGCAACGTCTTCTACGTCGTCGACGGCGAGCTGCGCACGCCGACGCTGGCCAGCGGCTGCCTCGCCGGCGTGACCCGCGGGCTCGTGCTCGAGTGGTACGGCGCGCGTGAGGTCGACGAGCCCGTCGCGGTGGCCGCCGAGGATGCCTCCGAGGTGTTCCTGGTCAGCACCACGCGCGACGTGCAGGGCGTGCACCGCTGGGGCGGGCGCGAGCTGCCCGCACCAGGACCCGTGACCGCCGAGGTGGCGCGGGTGTGGGCCGAGCGCGAGGCCGCCGACCTCGACCCGTGA
- a CDS encoding response regulator: protein MSVRVLVIEDEAAAAEAHAAYVARVPGFEVAAVARAAAEAARALAADPAVDLVLLDMHLPDGHGLGLLQRMRAAGHLCDVIAVTSARDADVVRHAVAQGVVLYLLKPFTFAGFRSKLEQYSAYRARLVATAAAEGGVAQDDVDQLLGSLRVPAGSTAVPKGMSAETLQQVTEAVRAAAPGRGGRSASEVAEVVGASRVTVRRYLEHLADTGLLERAPRYGGTGRPEVEYRWRG from the coding sequence GTGAGCGTGCGGGTGCTGGTCATCGAGGACGAGGCGGCCGCGGCGGAGGCCCACGCGGCGTACGTCGCGCGCGTCCCCGGCTTCGAGGTCGCCGCCGTGGCGCGCGCCGCGGCCGAGGCGGCCCGGGCGCTCGCGGCCGACCCCGCCGTCGACCTGGTGCTCCTCGACATGCACCTGCCCGACGGCCACGGGCTCGGCCTGCTGCAGCGCATGCGCGCGGCCGGTCACCTCTGCGACGTCATCGCCGTCACCTCGGCGCGCGACGCCGACGTGGTGCGGCACGCGGTCGCGCAGGGCGTCGTGCTCTACCTGCTCAAGCCGTTCACCTTCGCGGGCTTCCGCAGCAAGCTCGAGCAGTACTCCGCCTACCGCGCGCGGCTCGTGGCGACCGCCGCGGCAGAGGGCGGCGTCGCCCAGGACGACGTCGACCAGCTCCTGGGCAGCCTGCGGGTCCCCGCGGGCTCGACCGCGGTGCCGAAGGGCATGAGCGCCGAGACGCTGCAGCAGGTGACCGAGGCCGTGCGCGCGGCGGCGCCGGGGCGTGGTGGCCGGTCGGCCAGCGAGGTCGCCGAGGTCGTCGGCGCCTCCCGCGTCACGGTCCGGCGCTACCTCGAGCACCTCGCCGACACGGGGCTCCTCGAGCGCGCCCCGCGCTACGGCGGGACGGGGCGCCCCGAGGTGGAGTACCGCTGGCGCGGGTGA
- a CDS encoding DUF2382 domain-containing protein, with the protein MNDRTPDPTSYASDADATAPVETVRHEERAAVTTEAHESGRVRVRKSVSTYPVEHTVPREVEEVEGTERVAAAEDDSGEVETLPDGSVSIPVFEEVLVVTKRLVVKERVVVRKSTVVDEHQLRTDLRREHIEVEAEGDVEVRDGLG; encoded by the coding sequence GTGAACGACCGCACCCCCGACCCCACGTCGTACGCCTCGGACGCCGACGCGACCGCACCGGTCGAGACCGTCCGCCACGAGGAGCGCGCCGCGGTCACGACCGAGGCGCACGAGTCCGGACGGGTGCGCGTGCGCAAGTCGGTGAGCACCTACCCGGTCGAGCACACCGTGCCGCGGGAGGTGGAGGAGGTCGAGGGCACCGAGCGCGTCGCCGCGGCCGAGGACGACTCCGGCGAGGTCGAGACGCTGCCCGACGGCTCGGTGTCCATCCCCGTCTTCGAGGAGGTCCTGGTCGTCACCAAGCGCCTGGTCGTGAAGGAGCGCGTCGTCGTCCGCAAGAGCACGGTCGTCGACGAGCACCAGCTGCGCACCGACCTGCGGCGCGAGCACATCGAGGTCGAGGCCGAGGGCGACGTGGAGGTCCGCGACGGCCTGGGCTGA
- a CDS encoding DUF998 domain-containing protein: MECWGRGRLVAGAGLWAVRPAYVVVELLVASVARGHDLCDDAVSRLGAVGCTASVCSPGHEVLNATFVVVGALLAVGTVLLAPQLGRLVTALLVAAGLSTALTGLVPVDVAPARHALAATPLFVAQPLALGLLAARVRRAHPRLAGLLATTAVGAGAAGLGFVLLDGAAGTGLAERVALWPVLVALAAAGAVLVRGGPYRTIA; encoded by the coding sequence GTGGAGTGCTGGGGGAGGGGGCGGCTGGTCGCCGGTGCCGGCCTGTGGGCGGTGCGCCCGGCGTACGTCGTCGTCGAGCTGCTGGTCGCCTCGGTCGCGCGTGGCCACGACCTCTGCGACGACGCGGTGAGCCGGCTCGGGGCGGTCGGGTGCACGGCGTCGGTCTGCTCGCCGGGCCACGAGGTGCTGAACGCGACCTTCGTGGTGGTCGGGGCGCTGCTGGCCGTCGGCACCGTGCTGCTGGCCCCGCAGCTGGGGCGCCTCGTGACCGCGCTCCTGGTTGCCGCCGGGCTCAGCACCGCCCTGACCGGTCTCGTGCCCGTCGACGTCGCGCCCGCGCGCCACGCGCTGGCGGCGACTCCGCTCTTCGTCGCACAGCCGCTCGCGCTGGGGCTGCTCGCGGCACGCGTGCGGCGCGCGCACCCCCGGCTCGCTGGTCTGCTGGCCACCACCGCGGTGGGCGCCGGTGCTGCCGGGCTCGGCTTCGTGCTGCTCGACGGCGCCGCCGGCACGGGGCTGGCGGAGCGGGTCGCGCTCTGGCCCGTGCTCGTCGCCCTCGCCGCCGCCGGGGCAGTGCTGGTGCGCGGCGGCCCGTACCGGACGATCGCCTGA
- a CDS encoding DUF2382 domain-containing protein, whose amino-acid sequence MITETQARDIVGTTAYASDGDKIGKVGQLYLDDATGQPDFVTVNTGLFGTSESFVPVREATFEGDRLVLPYSKDKVKDAPNVPADGGHLDEQFEDQLYAYYGIGDLGTTGTGTGYDTAGYDTGNAHGTVGHDTSGPTTDDAMTRSEEHLEVGTTSREAGRARLRKYVTTETETRTVPVEHERAVVEREPVDATNVDQALDGPTISEEEHEVVLREERPVVEKTAEAVERVRLGKETVRDEETVTDEVRKEHIEVEGDVEGGTAGTGRI is encoded by the coding sequence GTGATCACCGAGACCCAGGCACGCGACATCGTCGGCACCACGGCCTACGCCAGCGACGGCGACAAGATCGGCAAGGTCGGGCAGCTCTACCTCGACGACGCCACCGGCCAGCCGGACTTCGTCACGGTCAACACCGGCCTCTTCGGCACCAGCGAGTCCTTCGTCCCGGTGCGCGAGGCCACCTTCGAGGGCGACCGCCTCGTCCTGCCCTACAGCAAGGACAAGGTCAAGGACGCCCCGAACGTGCCCGCCGACGGTGGTCACCTCGACGAGCAGTTCGAGGACCAGCTCTACGCCTACTACGGCATCGGCGACCTGGGCACCACCGGGACCGGCACCGGCTACGACACCGCTGGCTACGACACGGGCAACGCCCACGGCACGGTGGGCCACGACACCTCGGGCCCGACCACCGACGACGCGATGACCCGCTCGGAGGAGCACCTCGAGGTCGGCACGACCTCGCGCGAGGCCGGCCGCGCGCGGTTGCGCAAGTACGTCACCACCGAGACCGAGACCCGCACAGTGCCGGTCGAGCACGAGCGCGCGGTCGTGGAGCGCGAGCCGGTCGACGCCACCAACGTCGACCAGGCCCTCGACGGCCCCACCATCTCGGAGGAGGAGCACGAGGTCGTGCTGCGCGAGGAGCGCCCGGTCGTCGAGAAGACGGCCGAGGCGGTCGAGCGCGTGCGGCTCGGCAAGGAGACCGTGCGCGACGAGGAGACCGTGACCGACGAGGTGCGCAAGGAGCACATCGAGGTCGAGGGCGACGTCGAGGGCGGCACCGCCGGCACGGGTCGCATCTGA
- a CDS encoding sensor histidine kinase — protein sequence MRADTGVDFVVVMDTDRTRYTHPDPARIGESFIGDTGAAPRGGTLVQEYTGTLGPSMRAVVPVWSAAGGRSPDDVEALVSVGITVDRIDASLRRDLLLVGLVAALVLALGVAGAALVSRRLRRATHGLGEREITRMFEYYSAVLHAVREGLLLLDDRGRVQLVNDEARRLLDLPDDAGGRSVDELGLPPGLVAAARGRRAELDDVYVAGEHVVVVSSSPATWAGRDVGAVVTLRDHTELQAVTGELDVVRGLTDSLRAQAHEAANRLHTVVSLVETGRTEEALDFATEELQLAQLLTDRVVGAVGDPVVAALLLGKSAEAAERGTDLVLDGDLPPGLVDAGGDGRVGGERSALTSRELVTVLGNLVDNALDAVAGRDVRRVSVSLGPGPDGAGLSVVVGDSGPGLPPDAGARVLERGWTTKAGGPARDGAHGIGLALVGQVARRHGGTVSVGRSPLGGAELRVDLPGTGAAR from the coding sequence GTGCGCGCCGACACCGGCGTCGACTTCGTGGTCGTCATGGACACCGACCGCACCCGCTACACCCATCCCGACCCCGCGCGCATCGGCGAGTCCTTCATCGGCGACACGGGCGCGGCGCCGCGCGGCGGCACCCTGGTGCAGGAGTACACCGGCACGCTGGGGCCCTCGATGCGTGCGGTCGTGCCGGTGTGGTCGGCCGCCGGCGGGCGCTCCCCCGACGACGTCGAGGCCCTGGTCTCCGTCGGCATCACCGTGGACCGCATCGACGCGTCGCTGCGCCGTGACCTGCTGCTCGTGGGGCTGGTGGCCGCCCTCGTGCTCGCGCTCGGCGTCGCCGGGGCCGCGCTGGTCAGTCGGCGCCTGCGCCGGGCCACCCACGGCCTGGGTGAGCGAGAGATCACCCGGATGTTCGAGTACTACTCCGCCGTCCTCCACGCCGTGCGCGAGGGCCTGCTGCTGCTCGACGACCGCGGGCGCGTGCAGCTGGTCAACGACGAGGCGCGGCGGCTGCTCGACCTGCCCGACGACGCGGGGGGCCGCTCGGTGGACGAGCTCGGGTTGCCACCGGGGCTCGTGGCCGCCGCCCGCGGGCGGCGCGCCGAGCTCGACGACGTCTACGTCGCGGGCGAGCACGTCGTGGTCGTCAGCTCCTCGCCCGCGACCTGGGCCGGGCGCGACGTCGGCGCGGTGGTGACGCTGCGCGACCACACCGAGCTGCAGGCGGTCACCGGTGAGCTCGACGTGGTGCGCGGCCTGACCGACTCCCTGCGCGCTCAGGCCCACGAGGCGGCGAACCGGCTGCACACCGTCGTCTCCCTGGTCGAGACCGGCCGCACCGAGGAGGCGCTCGACTTCGCGACCGAGGAGCTGCAGCTCGCCCAGCTGCTCACCGACCGCGTCGTCGGGGCCGTCGGCGACCCCGTCGTGGCCGCCCTGCTGCTCGGCAAGTCGGCCGAAGCCGCCGAGCGGGGCACCGACCTCGTGCTCGACGGCGACCTGCCGCCGGGCCTCGTCGACGCGGGCGGCGACGGCCGTGTGGGCGGCGAGCGCAGCGCCTTGACCTCGCGCGAGCTGGTGACCGTGCTCGGCAACCTCGTCGACAACGCCCTCGACGCCGTCGCGGGTCGCGACGTGCGGCGGGTGTCGGTCTCCCTCGGCCCCGGGCCGGACGGCGCCGGGCTGTCCGTGGTGGTCGGCGACTCCGGTCCCGGGCTGCCGCCCGACGCGGGTGCCCGCGTGCTCGAGCGGGGCTGGACCACCAAGGCAGGCGGCCCCGCGCGCGACGGGGCGCACGGCATCGGCCTGGCCCTGGTCGGCCAGGTCGCGCGTCGCCACGGCGGCACCGTGAGCGTCGGGCGCTCCCCGCTCGGCGGCGCAGAGCTGCGGGTCGACCTGCCCGGCACAGGAGCGGCGCGGTGA
- a CDS encoding YihY/virulence factor BrkB family protein produces MSSAASAPPAWAVLARRVRHRAWRLLVTTVGSCMRYRVTGLAAEAAFFAILSIPPLVFALAGAIGYVTDQFTTAQVSDVRAAVVEVSQRALTDRAVDSIVVPTIDDVLEGGRYDVISIGFVLALWSGSRALNVFVDTITIMHGLGGHRGIVRTRALSFLLYVLGLLTGIVTLPLVVAGPGLVGELVPDRLAFVERLYWPVVVLLCVCFLATLYHVSVPVRTNWSFNLPGAVFSLVSWILGSYALRWVLTVTAADSRSIYGPLAAPIAVLLWLYVVAIAVLIGAAVNAAFDEVFPQKATTRARLEMVQRLRTRMRMGDS; encoded by the coding sequence ATGTCCTCGGCCGCCTCCGCCCCGCCGGCGTGGGCGGTCCTCGCCCGGCGGGTGAGGCACCGTGCCTGGCGGCTGCTGGTGACGACCGTCGGGTCGTGCATGCGCTACCGCGTCACCGGGCTGGCGGCGGAGGCGGCGTTCTTCGCGATCCTCTCGATCCCGCCGCTGGTCTTCGCGCTCGCCGGCGCCATCGGCTACGTCACCGACCAGTTCACGACCGCGCAGGTCAGCGACGTGCGGGCCGCGGTGGTGGAGGTGAGCCAACGCGCGCTCACCGACCGCGCGGTCGACTCGATCGTGGTGCCGACGATCGACGACGTGCTCGAGGGCGGGCGCTACGACGTGATCTCGATCGGCTTCGTGCTGGCGCTGTGGTCGGGCTCGCGTGCGCTCAACGTCTTCGTCGACACCATCACGATCATGCACGGCCTCGGCGGGCACCGCGGGATCGTGCGCACGCGTGCGCTGTCGTTCCTGCTCTACGTGCTCGGGCTGCTCACCGGGATCGTGACGCTGCCGCTCGTGGTGGCCGGCCCCGGGCTGGTGGGCGAGCTCGTGCCCGACCGCCTCGCCTTCGTCGAGCGCCTCTACTGGCCGGTCGTCGTGCTGCTGTGCGTGTGCTTCCTCGCCACGCTCTACCACGTCTCGGTGCCGGTGCGGACGAACTGGTCGTTCAACCTCCCCGGGGCCGTCTTCTCCCTCGTCAGCTGGATCCTGGGGTCCTACGCCCTGCGCTGGGTGCTCACGGTGACCGCGGCGGACTCGCGCTCGATCTACGGTCCGCTGGCGGCCCCCATCGCCGTGCTGCTGTGGCTCTACGTCGTGGCGATCGCCGTGCTCATCGGCGCGGCCGTCAACGCAGCCTTCGACGAGGTCTTCCCGCAGAAGGCGACGACGCGCGCCCGGCTCGAGATGGTGCAGCGGCTGCGCACCCGGATGCGCATGGGAGACTCGTGA
- a CDS encoding PAS domain S-box protein, with protein MDAPHRTGHAGGTHPRLGVDDALLAHAVETAPGAFVSIDGAGCITGWNAASEALFGWTATEVLGRALAQTIVPPEHRDDHLAGVARVAQTGRSELRGRELALPGMTSSGERIPLTVTIWPSDGPDGLRFHAHLRDARPDAASRRAVEHEQSRFERLARVVPGVVYTFVLDEDGEARYDYVSPACAEVYGFTAEEALADASLMPGAVHPDDRASFRRATWISGAALEELRWSGRVVHRDGTVRHVAITSRPTLQPGGATEWCGVVEDRTEQADAARTIAQQGDRLEREQAILDAALASLSQAVVACDAEGRVTYLNDAAHRLYGSTGTGPHRGAAHDLVDPTTGAPVPDDRTPLRRTLAGESVDGVRVDLAPAGLPRRRLVVDGRRLTSEAGEVLGAVVSARDVGALLGGPHDAGLGVGPDLDPEADLHVDAQVTAEASAAPEGSGSGPADRLTAELRQSLGWRVDQQLDAVRWGLEVARSHRGPADTGDPGEHEALLRALAVVGRAVERLDGLHRDVWSLVALETGRLVAQPSATPVAPALRAAAALAQDPGSVRVECPEDLRAWVQPEHLHQVLANLVSNADEHAGGPTVLRASLAGDHVLVDVEDAGDGVPDARRGQLFRKLTRAGDPATAARGTALGLHVVRQLTEANQGAVAYQALPGGSRFVVSLPAARG; from the coding sequence GTGGACGCTCCGCACCGCACCGGACACGCCGGCGGCACGCACCCCCGCCTCGGTGTCGACGACGCCCTGCTCGCGCACGCGGTCGAGACCGCGCCCGGCGCCTTCGTCTCGATCGACGGCGCGGGGTGCATCACCGGGTGGAACGCCGCGAGCGAGGCCCTCTTCGGCTGGACGGCCACGGAGGTCCTCGGCCGCGCCCTGGCGCAGACCATCGTGCCACCGGAGCACCGCGACGACCACCTCGCCGGCGTGGCGCGGGTGGCGCAGACCGGGCGCTCCGAGCTGCGGGGCCGTGAGCTGGCGCTGCCCGGCATGACCAGCTCCGGCGAGCGCATCCCGCTGACCGTCACCATCTGGCCCTCCGACGGCCCCGACGGCCTGCGGTTCCACGCCCACCTGCGCGATGCCCGTCCCGACGCCGCCTCGCGGCGGGCCGTCGAGCACGAGCAGTCCCGCTTCGAGCGGCTCGCGCGCGTCGTGCCGGGCGTGGTCTACACCTTCGTCCTCGACGAGGACGGCGAGGCCCGCTACGACTACGTGTCCCCCGCCTGCGCCGAGGTCTACGGCTTCACGGCCGAAGAGGCCCTCGCCGACGCCTCGCTGATGCCGGGAGCCGTCCACCCCGACGACCGCGCTTCCTTCCGCCGCGCCACGTGGATCTCCGGGGCGGCCCTGGAGGAGCTGCGGTGGAGCGGGCGCGTCGTGCACCGCGACGGCACCGTGCGGCACGTGGCCATCACCTCGCGGCCCACGCTGCAGCCCGGCGGCGCCACCGAGTGGTGCGGAGTCGTCGAGGACCGCACCGAGCAGGCCGACGCGGCGCGCACGATCGCGCAGCAGGGTGACCGCCTCGAGCGCGAGCAGGCGATCCTCGACGCCGCCCTGGCCTCGCTCTCGCAGGCGGTCGTCGCCTGCGACGCCGAGGGCCGGGTGACCTACCTCAACGACGCCGCCCACCGGCTCTACGGCAGCACCGGGACGGGACCGCACCGCGGCGCGGCGCACGACCTGGTCGACCCCACCACCGGTGCGCCCGTGCCCGACGACCGCACCCCGCTGCGGCGCACGCTCGCCGGCGAGTCCGTCGACGGGGTGCGCGTCGACCTCGCGCCCGCCGGTCTCCCCCGCCGGCGCCTCGTCGTCGACGGCCGCCGGCTGACCTCCGAGGCGGGCGAGGTGCTCGGCGCCGTGGTGTCGGCCCGCGACGTCGGTGCGCTGCTCGGCGGCCCGCACGACGCCGGCCTCGGCGTGGGCCCCGACCTCGACCCGGAGGCGGACCTGCACGTGGACGCGCAGGTCACCGCGGAGGCGTCGGCCGCCCCGGAAGGATCGGGGAGCGGCCCGGCAGACCGCCTCACCGCCGAGCTCCGGCAGTCGTTGGGCTGGCGGGTCGACCAGCAGCTCGACGCGGTGCGGTGGGGCCTCGAGGTCGCCCGGAGCCACCGTGGCCCGGCAGACACAGGCGACCCCGGCGAGCACGAGGCGCTGCTGCGGGCCCTGGCCGTCGTGGGACGCGCCGTCGAGCGCCTCGACGGGCTGCACCGCGACGTGTGGTCGCTGGTGGCGCTCGAGACCGGTCGTCTGGTCGCCCAGCCCAGCGCCACCCCGGTGGCCCCCGCGCTGCGGGCGGCGGCCGCGCTGGCGCAGGACCCCGGCTCGGTGCGCGTCGAGTGCCCCGAGGACCTGCGCGCCTGGGTGCAGCCGGAACACCTGCACCAGGTGCTGGCCAACCTGGTCTCCAACGCCGACGAGCACGCGGGCGGACCGACCGTGCTCCGCGCCTCGCTGGCCGGCGACCACGTGCTCGTCGACGTCGAGGACGCCGGCGACGGCGTGCCCGACGCCCGCCGCGGCCAGCTCTTCCGCAAGCTCACCCGTGCCGGCGACCCCGCCACGGCCGCGCGGGGCACCGCCCTGGGGCTGCACGTGGTGCGGCAGCTGACCGAGGCCAACCAGGGCGCGGTCGCCTACCAGGCGCTGCCGGGCGGCTCCCGCTTCGTGGTCTCGCTACCCGCCGCGCGGGGCTGA